A single region of the Methylocystis echinoides genome encodes:
- a CDS encoding efflux transporter outer membrane subunit: MIRRLQRSIPVAAAVASLGGCMPTAQEQRAEFMEPPPMRRTIAASGVKSVSAENGWPSQQWWKSFRCADLDGVMEKALLDNQGLRKAADTLKDAEAAVDIAGSRLTPYVEADLSYKQYRYAERGVAAGLNPLQGGKHKSAAFLNPISAKWELDFWGKNRALLDAAIGDALAQAGELEQTRLLLTTSVARAYLRGYILGEQLKLAKELTGMRRELRQLAETRYQTGIEILDVVQIARSNEESAVRREASLTAAIEIQENALARLMGEGPDVARGLFVRRQTVSPAQPALPRELPIELLAHRPDLMAALRRAEAWADRIHAAKALFLPSIDLSVSAGLEASVTSTQFAKLGGYLFNPGAMVYSVTPGLHLPIFQGGKLTGNLETQRADYDQAVDTYNETLLTAAQQVADALATLKRAKAEYESQGRFIKARRAAVQLARIRLQGGLQDRREFVQLYADTLDAVFIQRGMEGDRLIATVDLMQALGGGYDAGPQAYEPRPAPETDPITPVVDVVQSLGGG; the protein is encoded by the coding sequence GTGATCCGCCGCTTGCAGAGATCCATCCCTGTCGCAGCGGCGGTCGCGTCGTTGGGGGGCTGCATGCCCACAGCGCAGGAGCAACGCGCGGAATTCATGGAGCCGCCGCCAATGAGGCGAACAATCGCGGCTTCCGGTGTGAAGAGCGTCAGCGCGGAAAACGGTTGGCCAAGTCAACAATGGTGGAAATCCTTCCGCTGCGCCGACCTCGACGGCGTCATGGAAAAGGCGCTGCTGGACAATCAGGGCTTGAGGAAGGCCGCCGACACCCTGAAAGACGCCGAGGCGGCCGTCGACATCGCAGGCTCGCGCCTGACGCCCTATGTCGAGGCCGATCTCTCCTACAAACAGTATCGTTACGCCGAGCGCGGCGTCGCCGCCGGGCTCAATCCGCTGCAGGGAGGAAAACATAAATCTGCCGCCTTCCTCAACCCGATTTCCGCCAAATGGGAACTGGACTTTTGGGGCAAGAACCGCGCCTTGCTCGACGCCGCCATCGGCGACGCGCTGGCGCAGGCGGGAGAGCTTGAACAAACTCGCTTACTGCTGACAACGAGCGTCGCGCGCGCCTATCTTCGCGGCTATATTCTGGGCGAACAGCTCAAACTTGCCAAAGAGCTGACCGGCATGCGCCGTGAACTCCGCCAGCTCGCTGAAACGCGCTACCAAACGGGCATCGAAATCCTCGACGTTGTCCAGATTGCCCGGAGCAATGAAGAGTCGGCCGTTCGCCGCGAGGCCTCGCTGACGGCGGCGATCGAGATACAGGAAAACGCGCTGGCGCGCCTCATGGGGGAGGGGCCCGACGTGGCGCGCGGTCTCTTCGTCCGCCGGCAGACCGTCTCGCCCGCACAGCCCGCTCTGCCGAGGGAACTCCCAATCGAATTGCTCGCTCACCGCCCGGACCTTATGGCGGCGCTCCGTCGTGCCGAGGCCTGGGCGGACCGCATTCATGCCGCAAAGGCCTTGTTTCTACCCTCGATTGACCTCTCGGTCTCGGCGGGGCTCGAAGCTTCCGTCACCTCCACCCAATTCGCCAAGCTCGGCGGCTACCTCTTCAACCCCGGCGCCATGGTCTACAGCGTCACGCCGGGGTTGCATCTGCCGATCTTTCAGGGTGGCAAGCTCACCGGCAATCTCGAAACCCAGCGCGCCGATTACGACCAGGCGGTCGATACCTACAATGAGACGCTGCTCACCGCCGCGCAGCAGGTCGCAGATGCGCTCGCCACCCTGAAGAGGGCCAAGGCCGAGTACGAGTCGCAAGGACGCTTCATCAAGGCGCGCCGCGCCGCGGTCCAGCTTGCCCGCATCCGACTCCAGGGCGGCCTGCAGGACCGGCGGGAATTTGTGCAGCTATACGCCGACACGCTTGACGCTGTCTTTATCCAGCGCGGCATGGAAGGCGACCGACTCATCGCGACGGTGGATCTCATGCAGGCTCTCGGTGGCGGCTATGACGCCGGCCCGCAAGCCTATGAGCCGAGGCCGGCGCCAGAGACCGATCCGATCACGCCGGTGGTCGACGTCGTGCAATCGCTGGGAGGAGGCTGA
- a CDS encoding MFS transporter — translation MTPACACTLGVRFEQAPVSPPITPEMALLSLGLGGNMTAVEEDRLTGWRFVLFNVAIAGGNIIALSNVPGYTVLAPYAAGSLQGVTPSFGTWATTDHMMGIVLGLPFARWLSARYGDYRVYVAAFIAYAVFSLACAWSETIWFFVPARFLLGLAGGVLLPIGQGLVLNELPEKFRTYGVAWWGVLSMAPFTLGVFMGGFWAEYFNWRMLFYSNVVFGLLIAGVIGALLYGRPYSRRITRFDTVGVLLIAFTLVGIQTIFNQGNDFDWLGSTFLTIVLIAVVIALPTFIIWELGERRPVLDIRLFAHRNYAVATFCSVVGFLFIQGMLSVFVGQLQLLLGYTSSGAGVVYLTMALLAVPLVAVVHLLVRHIDLRLFASLNFLGFSVTMTWLGLFDKPASFDQITVPMTFFGFFLATFFAPPAAIAVQGLAGSQLIRAAEELAMLRTAAGAYGITLQGVMQFRRTPFHQLDLADQLGGRRFPSLDLLPQLLDKLQGLGMSESVARAQVSRLIRQQALLMGLNDAFLTGALAFFGLAIFVWLAKPKKPAPKPSLKLLRAEELMEEP, via the coding sequence ATGACTCCTGCTTGCGCATGCACGCTAGGAGTCCGCTTTGAACAAGCCCCTGTTTCCCCTCCGATTACGCCTGAAATGGCACTGCTCTCGCTCGGATTGGGCGGGAACATGACAGCCGTTGAGGAAGACCGGCTAACCGGTTGGCGGTTTGTCCTTTTCAATGTGGCGATCGCTGGCGGCAACATCATCGCCCTCTCAAATGTCCCCGGCTACACGGTGCTCGCCCCCTACGCGGCCGGCAGCCTCCAGGGCGTCACGCCCAGTTTTGGCACGTGGGCGACGACCGACCACATGATGGGGATCGTGCTCGGCCTGCCCTTCGCCCGCTGGCTGTCGGCACGGTACGGAGACTACCGGGTTTATGTCGCTGCATTTATCGCCTATGCGGTTTTTTCCCTCGCTTGCGCCTGGAGCGAAACCATTTGGTTCTTCGTGCCGGCGCGCTTCCTGTTGGGGCTTGCAGGCGGGGTGCTTCTCCCCATCGGCCAGGGCCTCGTCCTAAATGAACTCCCCGAGAAATTCCGCACCTACGGGGTCGCCTGGTGGGGCGTGCTCAGCATGGCGCCTTTTACCCTTGGCGTCTTCATGGGCGGCTTCTGGGCGGAGTATTTCAACTGGCGGATGCTTTTTTATTCAAATGTGGTCTTTGGCTTGCTCATTGCCGGAGTTATTGGCGCTCTGCTTTATGGCCGCCCTTACAGCCGGCGCATCACGCGTTTCGACACCGTCGGCGTGTTGTTGATCGCCTTCACCCTGGTCGGGATTCAGACAATATTCAATCAGGGCAATGACTTCGACTGGCTCGGGTCAACTTTTCTGACAATCGTCCTGATCGCCGTCGTCATCGCTCTCCCGACATTCATCATCTGGGAGCTGGGTGAGCGGCGCCCGGTTCTGGACATTCGCCTCTTCGCTCATCGCAACTACGCCGTCGCGACTTTTTGCTCCGTCGTCGGCTTCCTCTTCATTCAGGGCATGCTGTCGGTCTTTGTCGGACAGCTTCAGTTACTGCTGGGCTACACCTCGTCAGGCGCAGGTGTTGTCTATCTTACCATGGCCCTGCTCGCTGTGCCTCTCGTCGCGGTCGTGCACCTGCTCGTCCGGCACATTGATTTGCGCCTTTTCGCCAGCCTGAATTTTCTCGGCTTCTCGGTGACCATGACCTGGCTGGGCCTGTTCGATAAGCCCGCGTCGTTCGACCAGATCACTGTGCCGATGACTTTCTTCGGCTTCTTCCTGGCGACGTTTTTCGCGCCTCCCGCCGCCATCGCCGTCCAAGGTCTTGCGGGCTCGCAGCTGATCCGCGCCGCAGAGGAGCTTGCGATGTTGCGCACAGCCGCCGGCGCCTATGGCATCACTCTGCAAGGGGTCATGCAGTTCCGCCGAACGCCCTTCCACCAACTGGACCTCGCCGACCAACTTGGCGGTCGGCGTTTCCCCTCGCTCGACCTTCTCCCGCAGCTTTTGGACAAGCTGCAAGGGCTGGGCATGAGCGAATCCGTCGCGCGGGCGCAGGTTTCTCGCCTCATTCGCCAGCAAGCGCTGCTGATGGGACTCAACGACGCTTTCCTCACAGGGGCGCTCGCCTTCTTTGGCCTTGCGATTTTTGTTTGGTTGGCAAAGCCCAAGAAGCCCGCGCCGAAGCCAAGCTTGAAGCTCCTCCGCGCTGAAGAACTCATGGAAGAGCCCTGA
- a CDS encoding cupin domain-containing protein, whose protein sequence is MRKPALEIKCDARALAAAGRVGASTIAAPSAVLEAILSDTNRNGTPKDEPGATELICGAFVMRAPPLNPQLGALPPAFKVQAGGAGAKPGARRRRAAMLAAECGRRSRNGFTAQRLLEVLCAEAIRSFQQSQRARDAGWFRGLADPKISEAVRHVHADPGAEWSVEALAARVALSPSRFAE, encoded by the coding sequence ATGCGCAAGCCGGCTCTAGAAATAAAGTGCGACGCCCGAGCTCTTGCTGCTGCCGGGCGGGTCGGCGCATCGACTATTGCCGCGCCGTCGGCCGTGTTGGAAGCGATCTTAAGCGACACCAACCGAAATGGAACGCCAAAGGACGAGCCGGGGGCGACGGAGCTGATCTGCGGCGCCTTCGTCATGCGAGCGCCTCCGCTCAACCCGCAGTTGGGCGCCCTGCCGCCCGCGTTCAAAGTCCAGGCGGGAGGGGCCGGGGCCAAGCCCGGCGCTCGCCGGCGCCGCGCGGCGATGCTGGCGGCGGAGTGCGGGCGGCGTTCCCGCAATGGCTTTACCGCTCAGCGGCTTTTGGAAGTGCTCTGCGCCGAGGCGATTCGTTCATTTCAGCAAAGCCAGCGCGCGCGAGACGCCGGCTGGTTTCGAGGGCTGGCGGACCCAAAGATATCAGAGGCGGTGCGGCACGTGCACGCCGATCCCGGCGCAGAGTGGAGCGTGGAGGCGCTGGCGGCGCGGGTTGCGTTGTCTCCCTCCCGCTTCGCCGAATAA
- a CDS encoding DUF3489 domain-containing protein, which yields MIAILQRKTGATIAEIAEATGWQQHTVRGAFAGALKKKLGLTIVSEKVDGRGRVYKIW from the coding sequence ATGATCGCCATACTCCAGCGCAAGACTGGTGCGACCATCGCCGAGATCGCCGAGGCGACCGGCTGGCAGCAGCACACAGTCCGAGGCGCCTTCGCTGGGGCTCTGAAGAAAAAGCTCGGGCTCACCATCGTCTCGGAGAAAGTCGACGGGCGCGGGCGGGTCTACAAAATTTGGTAG
- a CDS encoding AI-2E family transporter, translating to MLAIIAFLLVGFALRQTYAVTMPLAAAAVVIAAVWPVKPWLERYFPPTLSNLGTVLVLFAVLAAFAGAISFSVARVAQAFTENSDKLQQLYQSLSDWVRSWGGSIGSAGNFSRVIGMAEKALGSAYNIIVYIGIIGILVVFGLPEVGRIRHKIDRQTDGKRSRELVDAAELIAVKVRQYLWVTTITSAITGAATLVLSLVLGLDLALVWALLNFLLNYIPIVGNFVGIVPPTLYAVIQFGGWAMPAVVFGGFSLVQIVISNFVAPTLQGKSLSLTPMAVILALSVWSWIWGVAGALIAVPLTSAAVVLCNHFPSVQWIAALLEDKDDQSPDARHDTQQTGSRLPD from the coding sequence TTGCTGGCGATTATCGCGTTCCTGCTCGTCGGCTTCGCACTTCGCCAGACCTATGCCGTCACAATGCCGCTCGCCGCCGCGGCTGTTGTGATCGCCGCAGTATGGCCGGTAAAACCATGGCTCGAACGATACTTCCCACCAACGCTCAGCAACCTCGGAACGGTTCTTGTCCTGTTCGCCGTCCTCGCCGCCTTCGCTGGCGCGATTTCCTTTTCTGTGGCTCGAGTCGCGCAGGCGTTCACGGAAAACTCCGACAAGCTCCAACAGCTTTACCAAAGCCTTTCGGACTGGGTCCGAAGCTGGGGCGGCTCGATCGGCAGCGCCGGAAATTTCAGCCGTGTGATAGGCATGGCGGAAAAGGCGCTTGGGAGCGCCTATAACATAATCGTCTATATCGGCATCATCGGGATATTGGTGGTCTTCGGTCTTCCCGAGGTTGGAAGGATTCGTCACAAGATCGATCGGCAGACCGATGGGAAACGGAGTCGCGAGCTTGTCGACGCCGCTGAACTGATTGCCGTGAAGGTTCGCCAGTATCTCTGGGTCACAACGATCACAAGCGCAATTACGGGGGCCGCGACTCTGGTCCTGTCCCTCGTGCTGGGGCTCGATCTTGCTCTCGTGTGGGCGCTTCTCAACTTCCTGCTCAATTACATCCCGATCGTGGGAAATTTTGTCGGAATCGTCCCGCCAACGCTCTATGCGGTGATCCAGTTCGGCGGCTGGGCGATGCCAGCGGTCGTGTTTGGGGGATTTTCGCTCGTCCAGATCGTCATCAGCAATTTCGTCGCGCCAACCCTTCAGGGAAAGAGTCTCTCCCTGACGCCCATGGCCGTAATATTGGCGCTCTCGGTATGGAGCTGGATATGGGGCGTCGCCGGGGCGCTGATCGCGGTGCCCCTGACATCGGCGGCGGTCGTTCTTTGCAACCACTTTCCAAGCGTCCAGTGGATCGCGGCCCTCCTGGAGGACAAGGACGACCAGAGCCCTGATGCGCGACACGATACGCAGCAAACTGGCAGTCGTCTTCCCGATTAG
- a CDS encoding DUF4142 domain-containing protein, whose product MTGAALLVLFAAQPMLAQTSTQTTPGTQRQDMTDQGARNVDAATKDFIRKAWNIDNFELRAGQHALNKTNNQAIRDYATMIVADHNNAEAELKPIVDAVGMTMLTAPGSLDEEHQSKLDKLGGLNGAQFDEQFRQQQIDGHERALTLFRDYAKNGMNAELKNWAQRSVSMLERHLDQAKALPRGTEKGASAD is encoded by the coding sequence TTGACGGGCGCGGCGCTGCTGGTGCTGTTCGCCGCGCAGCCGATGCTAGCGCAGACATCGACCCAGACGACTCCTGGGACCCAACGCCAGGACATGACCGATCAGGGCGCGCGCAATGTGGACGCGGCGACGAAGGACTTCATTCGCAAGGCCTGGAACATCGACAATTTCGAACTCCGGGCCGGCCAGCACGCGCTGAACAAGACCAACAATCAGGCAATTCGTGATTACGCCACGATGATTGTCGCCGACCACAACAATGCGGAAGCCGAACTGAAACCCATTGTGGACGCCGTGGGCATGACCATGCTCACGGCGCCGGGCTCGCTCGATGAAGAGCATCAGAGCAAGCTCGACAAGCTGGGTGGCCTCAATGGCGCGCAGTTCGACGAACAATTCCGCCAGCAGCAGATCGACGGTCATGAGCGCGCGCTGACGCTTTTCCGGGATTACGCGAAGAACGGCATGAACGCCGAATTGAAAAACTGGGCCCAGCGCTCCGTTTCGATGCTGGAGCGCCATCTGGATCAGGCCAAGGCGCTGCCGCGGGGCACCGAGAAGGGCGCTAGCGCCGATTAG
- a CDS encoding complex I NDUFA9 subunit family protein, producing MATREERSIVVFGGTGFLGRRVVWHLRKAGFPVRIASRHSDRSHRQFGFADPQLCSVEANIHDQRSIAKAVAGAYGVVNAVSLYVEHGRETFHSVHVEAAQRLADHASRARVERLVHVSGIGSDAGSPSLYIRKRGEGELAVRAAFADAILIRPAVMFGPDDSFLTSILQLLRRLPIYPMFGRGLTKLQPAFVEDVAEAIATVFDRTTLNATTFELGGPHIYTYEELLKVIAHEARLKPVLIPIPFAAWRMLARFAEMLPSSPLTRNQVELMQVDNVSSLEMPGFEDLGISPRSVEEILREILQGQ from the coding sequence ATGGCGACCAGGGAGGAGCGCTCCATCGTCGTATTCGGCGGGACCGGGTTTCTCGGTCGCCGAGTCGTTTGGCATCTCCGTAAGGCTGGATTTCCTGTGCGGATTGCATCGAGGCATTCGGATCGGAGCCATCGGCAGTTTGGCTTTGCTGATCCGCAACTCTGCTCGGTCGAGGCGAACATTCACGATCAGCGGTCAATCGCCAAAGCAGTTGCCGGCGCTTACGGCGTCGTGAATGCGGTCAGTCTGTATGTCGAGCATGGCCGTGAGACCTTTCATTCCGTCCACGTGGAGGCGGCTCAACGATTAGCAGACCACGCAAGCCGAGCCAGAGTGGAGCGACTCGTCCACGTTTCAGGAATCGGCTCCGACGCAGGCTCTCCGTCGCTTTATATCCGTAAACGTGGCGAAGGCGAGTTGGCGGTTCGGGCCGCGTTCGCAGATGCAATTCTCATTCGCCCGGCGGTGATGTTCGGACCGGACGACTCCTTCCTCACCTCCATCCTCCAGCTCCTCCGCCGGCTTCCAATCTATCCAATGTTCGGGCGCGGTCTCACGAAACTGCAGCCGGCCTTTGTAGAGGATGTAGCCGAAGCAATTGCCACGGTATTCGATCGGACAACCTTAAATGCGACCACCTTCGAGCTTGGCGGTCCTCACATCTACACCTACGAGGAACTGCTCAAAGTTATTGCACACGAAGCCAGGCTTAAGCCCGTGTTAATTCCAATCCCTTTCGCCGCTTGGCGCATGCTGGCTCGGTTCGCGGAAATGCTCCCGAGCTCGCCCCTCACTCGCAATCAAGTAGAATTAATGCAGGTCGATAACGTGTCGTCGCTAGAGATGCCCGGCTTTGAAGATCTCGGAATTTCCCCGCGCTCAGTCGAGGAGATACTTCGTGAGATATTGCAAGGTCAATAA
- a CDS encoding IS3 family transposase (programmed frameshift) produces MKRARFTEEQIIGVLREHEAGAKTADLARKHGVSEATLYNWKAKYGGMDVSEAKRLKALEEENVKLKKLLAEAMLDASALRELLFKKMVGPAAKREGVAHLRAAMGLSERRACGLVGADRTMIRYRSRRSPDIELREQIRDLANARKRFGYRRLFILLRQAGEPSGVNRIYRLYREEGLSVRKRRSRKRAVGTRGPIPIEAKANARWSLDFVHDQFASGRRFRVLNIVDDATRECLAAIPDTSISGRRVARELTALIGRRGKPGTIVSDNGTEFTSNAMLSWSEEHRIAWHFIAPGKPMQNGFCESFNGRMRDELLNETLFLGLDHAREKIAAWVDDYNHRRPHSALAYLTPAAYAASLPATCNRLRNPDQLRRSHVAHIAPHGVKLHGAPIAAG; encoded by the exons ATGAAGCGTGCACGTTTCACTGAAGAGCAGATTATCGGCGTGCTGCGGGAGCATGAGGCAGGCGCGAAGACCGCCGATCTCGCCCGCAAGCACGGCGTTTCCGAAGCGACGCTCTACAACTGGAAAGCCAAATACGGCGGCATGGACGTTTCGGAGGCTAAGCGTCTGAAGGCGCTGGAAGAGGAGAATGTAAAGCTTAAGAAGCTGTTGGCGGAAGCCATGCTCGACGCCTCCGCGCTCCGTGAGCTTCTGT TCAAAAAAATGGTAGGGCCCGCCGCCAAGCGCGAGGGAGTCGCGCATCTGCGGGCCGCGATGGGCCTGTCGGAACGGCGGGCCTGTGGCCTTGTCGGCGCGGATCGCACGATGATCCGCTATCGTTCTCGGCGTTCGCCGGACATAGAGCTGCGGGAGCAGATCCGCGATCTCGCCAACGCCCGCAAGCGCTTCGGTTACCGGCGTTTATTCATTTTGCTGCGCCAGGCGGGCGAGCCTTCGGGCGTCAACCGCATCTACCGGCTCTATCGCGAGGAGGGCCTGAGCGTGCGCAAACGACGATCGCGAAAACGCGCCGTCGGGACACGGGGGCCAATTCCAATTGAGGCAAAGGCCAATGCGCGGTGGTCGCTCGACTTCGTTCACGACCAGTTCGCTAGCGGTCGCCGCTTCCGGGTTCTGAACATCGTGGACGACGCGACGCGTGAATGTCTCGCAGCAATCCCCGACACGTCGATTTCGGGCCGTCGCGTCGCGCGGGAGCTTACGGCGCTGATCGGCAGGCGCGGCAAGCCAGGGACGATCGTTTCCGACAATGGCACGGAGTTCACCTCGAACGCGATGCTCTCCTGGTCAGAGGAGCATCGGATCGCTTGGCATTTCATCGCCCCGGGCAAGCCCATGCAGAACGGCTTCTGTGAGAGCTTCAATGGGCGGATGCGCGACGAACTCCTAAACGAGACGCTGTTTCTCGGGCTAGACCACGCCCGAGAGAAGATCGCGGCCTGGGTCGATGACTACAATCACCGGCGACCGCATTCCGCGCTCGCCTACCTAACCCCGGCAGCCTACGCCGCCTCGCTCCCCGCAACATGCAATCGGCTGCGCAACCCCGACCAGCTTCGCCGATCGCATGTTGCTCACATCGCGCCTCACGGCGTAAAACTCCACGGGGCTCCAATCGCCGCTGGATGA
- a CDS encoding PAS domain S-box protein, producing MEGDLDERRRLDTQKQVFLENALRENDLVLQMALESGGIGIHVWDPQTGELVWDDRVRAQWGLRPGAHVDYETFMQGVHPIDRAAVREAIERALNPESGGYYRAEYRVVGIEDRVERWIVATGRVLFSNQNAVRLIGTTQDVTEKRRAEEKLLYSEALFRAVFETTSAALAQIDTRTGRFIQVNRRFASLLGRQPSDLHNTRVRDVIVDDCDHDWDGLRGLADGARGVFKADNVYLRQDGSVFRGHAVANRVDGLAGASVAVLLLSDLKDGI from the coding sequence GTGGAGGGGGACCTGGACGAGCGCCGCCGCCTTGACACCCAGAAGCAAGTTTTTTTGGAAAATGCGCTCCGCGAGAACGACTTGGTTCTCCAGATGGCCCTCGAGTCGGGGGGCATCGGGATCCACGTCTGGGACCCGCAAACAGGCGAACTGGTCTGGGACGATAGGGTCAGAGCGCAGTGGGGTCTGAGACCCGGGGCGCATGTCGATTACGAGACCTTCATGCAAGGCGTGCACCCGATAGACAGGGCCGCTGTTCGGGAGGCGATTGAGCGCGCGCTCAATCCAGAGAGCGGCGGCTATTATCGAGCAGAATACAGGGTTGTAGGGATAGAAGATCGGGTTGAGCGCTGGATCGTTGCGACTGGGCGGGTTCTGTTCTCCAACCAGAACGCTGTGCGTCTGATCGGCACGACGCAGGATGTCACAGAGAAGAGGCGGGCTGAGGAGAAATTGCTCTATAGCGAAGCATTGTTTCGCGCTGTTTTCGAAACGACAAGCGCAGCGTTGGCGCAAATAGATACCCGAACGGGCCGGTTTATCCAGGTTAATCGAAGGTTCGCTTCGTTGCTTGGGCGCCAACCCTCCGACCTTCACAACACACGAGTTCGCGACGTCATTGTGGACGACTGCGACCATGATTGGGATGGTCTGAGGGGACTGGCGGATGGAGCCCGCGGGGTCTTTAAAGCGGACAACGTTTATCTCCGGCAGGACGGTTCAGTCTTTCGAGGCCACGCGGTAGCCAATCGCGTTGACGGCCTCGCGGGAGCTTCTGTCGCTGTTCTCCTCCTCTCTGATCTCAAAGATGGCATTTAG
- a CDS encoding CHASE3 domain-containing protein, with translation MKLPHRQRAALLSVLFAMAIVAFAVAAAMHTEGRKRDASIWVRHTMAVKNCLNSLSALIRRAESGERGFIATQDRRFLELSYETVAPQIEREIDDLRDLVADNSKQLTAIERALPLIHERLELMRSRIQSVVEGRPEEALASLKGGHGLDIMRETTRIFDVMRSEEDRLYQQREQAYLSAAEALEIVFGFLFLAVAASGLFVLLTSERQLIALEAANENLQRAYEEVVKQSSERVKVEAQLRQAQKLEAMGQLTGGIAHDFNNMLAVIVSSLNILRRKLKSVEGDFHMLVDAAEEGADKAARLVRRLLAFSREQPLDPKVLIVNDLVRGMSDILRRTTGSRIELETHLAKGLWETCIDAHELENALLNLAVNARHAMPNGGRLIVTTENATIDESYSAQNPGVEPGEYINLSVADTGEGMTPEVVARAFDPFFTTKPMGKGTGLGLSQVHGFVKQSNGHIKIYSEPGLGTNISILFPRFLGAVGANSHPSGAELPLGKPNEVLLVVDDDPTALKLTALAARELGYTVYEAGGGKAAIGVLKAHPEISLLVTDVVMSDMDGAQLTREAVFRRHDLKVLYMTGFPRAMLLGQNIQVENVLTKPFTLQQFAQALRKVIDNPIKGARS, from the coding sequence GTGAAGCTCCCGCATCGACAGCGCGCAGCGTTGCTCTCGGTTTTGTTCGCCATGGCCATCGTCGCATTTGCGGTGGCTGCTGCAATGCACACAGAGGGCCGCAAACGCGACGCTTCAATATGGGTCAGGCATACGATGGCGGTGAAAAACTGCCTCAATAGCCTGTCTGCGTTGATCCGACGGGCTGAAAGCGGCGAGCGAGGCTTTATTGCGACGCAGGATCGACGCTTCTTAGAGTTGTCCTACGAAACGGTGGCGCCTCAGATAGAGCGGGAGATCGATGATCTGCGCGACCTGGTCGCGGACAACTCCAAGCAGCTTACCGCAATAGAGCGCGCGCTTCCCCTCATCCACGAAAGATTGGAGTTGATGAGGAGCCGGATCCAAAGCGTCGTCGAAGGGCGACCTGAGGAGGCGCTGGCGTCGTTAAAAGGCGGACACGGTCTAGACATCATGCGCGAAACCACGCGCATATTCGATGTAATGAGGAGCGAGGAAGATCGTCTTTATCAGCAAAGGGAGCAAGCCTATCTGAGCGCGGCAGAGGCGCTCGAAATCGTCTTCGGTTTTCTTTTCCTTGCGGTCGCTGCGTCGGGCCTTTTCGTCTTGTTGACATCAGAGCGCCAACTTATCGCGCTTGAGGCCGCCAATGAGAATTTGCAGAGAGCTTACGAAGAGGTCGTCAAACAATCCAGCGAAAGAGTGAAAGTTGAAGCTCAGCTGCGACAAGCACAGAAGCTCGAAGCTATGGGCCAACTCACAGGCGGCATAGCTCATGACTTCAACAATATGTTGGCAGTCATTGTCTCGAGCCTGAATATTCTGAGACGGAAGCTTAAGTCGGTGGAGGGGGACTTCCACATGCTTGTCGACGCGGCCGAGGAGGGGGCTGACAAGGCTGCCCGGCTGGTTCGCCGCCTCCTCGCCTTCTCACGAGAGCAGCCGCTCGACCCTAAGGTTCTAATAGTTAACGACCTCGTCCGCGGCATGTCGGACATCTTGCGGCGGACCACCGGCTCCAGAATCGAGCTGGAGACGCATCTCGCAAAGGGCCTATGGGAGACATGCATCGACGCTCATGAGCTTGAGAATGCATTGCTCAACCTGGCAGTGAACGCGCGTCACGCCATGCCGAATGGGGGACGGTTGATCGTCACCACCGAGAATGCCACTATCGATGAGAGCTATTCAGCGCAAAACCCTGGCGTGGAGCCTGGTGAGTATATTAATCTCTCCGTTGCCGATACTGGCGAGGGGATGACGCCGGAAGTCGTGGCCCGTGCGTTCGATCCATTTTTCACAACGAAACCCATGGGCAAAGGGACTGGCCTCGGATTGTCGCAGGTTCATGGTTTTGTGAAGCAGTCAAACGGTCACATAAAGATTTACTCTGAGCCGGGCCTTGGAACCAACATCAGCATTCTGTTCCCCCGCTTCCTGGGCGCCGTCGGCGCCAACTCGCATCCCAGCGGCGCAGAATTGCCCTTAGGGAAACCTAACGAGGTGCTTTTGGTCGTGGATGACGATCCGACCGCCTTGAAGCTCACCGCACTCGCTGCCCGTGAACTAGGTTACACGGTTTACGAAGCGGGAGGCGGTAAAGCCGCGATCGGCGTCCTTAAGGCGCATCCTGAGATCTCTCTCCTCGTTACGGATGTTGTGATGTCAGATATGGACGGAGCGCAGTTGACGCGGGAAGCTGTATTCCGGCGGCATGACCTGAAGGTTCTCTACATGACGGGCTTTCCCCGGGCCATGCTGCTGGGACAAAACATCCAGGTCGAAAACGTTCTCACCAAGCCTTTTACGCTCCAGCAATTTGCACAAGCCCTCCGCAAGGTAATCGACAACCCAATCAAAGGCGCCAGGAGCTAA